The window ACGAGAGAATTGCATATTTCACATACAACAAGATTTGGAGTTTTGAAGAGGAAATTATTTTTGGAGATAACCATGAAACATGCCGTCCACGAGCATTTGCCTTATAGGCTGGAAGCGTAAGGAGATTCCATTTGTAGTGAAATGAGGTTTTATCTACTTTTACTGATAAATCGTTTTGTCGTGTGTTCAGCTCTCATTTTATCTTTCCAGCAGCTGCATCCTTTGTTGGCACAGTCGAGTGTTTCTTCATTTGACCTTGAGTCCATGATAAACTCCACGATTGAGAACACTTACAATTACGAATTCAGAAACGCGATAGAAACTACTAACAGAATGATTGAGTCCTACCCCGCAAGACCGGAAGGGTATCTCTACAAATGTGGTGTGTTTTGGAAAATGTCGGAAGAAGGGTGCATCGACTCGACGGATAGTATGAGGTTTGAGATCAGGATCCTCATCGACAAAGCCTGCCAGTTATCAGCTGCAGAAATCGAGAAGAACCCGGATGATGTAAATGCTCTCTTTTGCTATGCCGGCGCGCTCGTCTATCGTGCCAGGGCCGAGGCGGTCAGCCACAATTGGTACGCAGTTATGTCGGACGGAATTAAGACAAGAAAACTATTGGAGAAGGTGGTCGCCGTCGATTCGAACTTTTGCGATGCATATTCAGGTTTGGGTGCGTTCAACTATTATGCTGCCCGGATTCCATGGTATTTAAAACCTATTGCATTCGTGCTCGGGGTGAGTGGAGATGAGAAGGAAGGAGTTGTGCAATTGAAGAAAGCGGCTCAATTGGGGAAGTATGCAAAGGTTGAAGCGGCCGTTTTTCTCTCGTCGGTGGTTTATGTGAACCAGGGCGACTACTCAGACGCTGCGGAGATAATGCGTGATCTTCATGGACAATTTCCCAGAAGCCTCTTTTTCTTGAGAAGTCTGTGCCGCGATTACTATGAGATGGGGAATTATTCTGAGACAGTTTACTACGCCGATATTGCTCTGTCGCCCGACACCTGCTCATGTCATCGAGGTGACATCGGTTACATACGTTTCTACAGGGGAGAGTCATACGAGAAGTTGAACGAGAGAAGCAAGGCTATCGCCGACTATGAGATAGTTGCTGTGCAGAATGGAAATGAATACTCCGGCAGGGA of the Candidatus Acidiferrales bacterium genome contains:
- a CDS encoding tetratricopeptide repeat protein; this encodes MRFYLLLLINRFVVCSALILSFQQLHPLLAQSSVSSFDLESMINSTIENTYNYEFRNAIETTNRMIESYPARPEGYLYKCGVFWKMSEEGCIDSTDSMRFEIRILIDKACQLSAAEIEKNPDDVNALFCYAGALVYRARAEAVSHNWYAVMSDGIKTRKLLEKVVAVDSNFCDAYSGLGAFNYYAARIPWYLKPIAFVLGVSGDEKEGVVQLKKAAQLGKYAKVEAAVFLSSVVYVNQGDYSDAAEIMRDLHGQFPRSLFFLRSLCRDYYEMGNYSETVYYADIALSPDTCSCHRGDIGYIRFYRGESYEKLNERSKAIADYEIVAVQNGNEYSGREAKAALEKLTDK